In Neodiprion virginianus isolate iyNeoVirg1 chromosome 6, iyNeoVirg1.1, whole genome shotgun sequence, the genomic window ATACGTTTTGGCATCAACATTTTACTTCAATCTCGAAATGCACAGCTTTGAAAAATGACCCTTATGGTATATGTTACCAAATATATCAGAATTTGACTGTATGGAATATTCGCAAGCACAAGATAAAAGTTCGCATCCAAAAACAGTCATAAgggatactagactttctgcTAACGGCTACAAAATTAAtcttcattttgtacctacaattatatttttcgattatggtaaaaaatgaaaataggtatttaaggactgagcggtaaccggaactaaaaatttctctcagtgtaattAGAATTTCAGATAGATCAAAATAACTTGTACCCGGTGctcaaaaccaaaaaaaataattagcggTTTGGGGGGTCCGTCGTCCCCCGGTCTACCCCGCaacaaaattaacaacaacaataacaatagtGAATTAGTGCTTGACCATTTCCCAACTACTACTCATTCATGGAAATAGCatcttttgttcatatcaGGAGGCGGCCAAAATCGCCTTGTGAAAAATACCGTGTGCAACTCGTGGGCAACGACGATTCTGAGATGGTATGATATCCGCACTCACTTAGAATCAACACTTTTGCTCACTCGCTGCacaatataatatttcttaCTACTCCTCACTCTTCACCAGATATACTTTCGGCAGACGGAAGATGTAAATCACAAAAACAAATTGCGATGGTTTCAAAGAAGAGGGAATTACGTTTCAGTCGACTAACATGCAACATATTTTACTGGAACAGTTTTATGAAGAGTGCGAAATCTGACCATTTGTTTTGGCATACCTAGAAGCTCATCGCACTGGGACCAAAGCAGATGACCCTGAAGAAGTTAATGCCACTCGTATGTATtaaatacgtatattattatatattattacaagCGTGATTGTTTTTGAAGAGATGGGTAAAGGCAGTCtagaaactgattttcattaaCTACTATTAACCAAATTCGTGTTGTCTAATCCATAATAGTAATAGATGACATTTCAATAAAAGGTTATACTTGCGATAGAGAGTGGAATCATTTCGCCGAATATAAATTATCATTGCCCTCGCGATGAAATCGAAGTACTGAAGACTGATCGTATCTGAGTTATTACCGAACCGACGCGATGGGACGGCGGTTATGTCGGTGTGAACAGTTTTGGCTTTGGAGGTAAACGCAAATGTTCTGCTAAAATCGAatacgtagaaaaaaattattaatggTGCACCCCATGACGATATGTCGAAACTTGTTATTGTGTCTGGGCGCAGGGAGAAAGCTGTTACAATTTTATTAGATGATGTATACCCACAATCGAATCTCTATAATTTGGATCATACAGAACTTTGTTGATTCATGTGACCAACGAATGCAAGTGTCATACGTAACTAACATTATGACTTGTGAGTAAATTGCGCTTGCAACGACTATTCTACTGAACacaaaaaaatgtctaaaaaATCTTCAGTCAATTTATGTATGGTTTATGAGCATTCACAGTTAACtgtacttattgttagaattaTCAAGGGAGACGGTTCAAGTTCGATACCTGCCACACATTGTTTCGTAGATTCAACGTACGACTATGTCTTGTAATTCCATCGCGCACTTGGATATTGCATAGTTCATATGTAaacttggggacaatgaatatgagacggctaattttttacactagacagttatgttggcaacacagagaaaactacagcgccatagtcggctgAGCGTGAAACAAACTCCATCTCAATAAACGCGTTGACTGAGTCCACCTCGGCCATCTcttccacctcctcctccaccccctcgtcgtcctcgtcgtcggcGTCCTCCTCGACTAGTACCAATCATCTCCAACCACCACCATACACTTCCTACAATCTCCTATCACCTCCAAACATCTCCTACTGCCACCaaccacctcctaccacctCCTGCCAGCGCttaccacctcctaccatttccgagcaccgccaaccacctccaaccaccacCGACCACCTTCGttctcctcgtcctcctcctcgtcctccgcCGACCACTCGTTATCGTCGTCTTTGTCATCCTCCTCGACCACGACCGATCACCGCCATACACCTCCAAACACCTCctacgttgactgaagaatatagaCATTTGCCCCAATGGACTTTGGTGTGTcaaccgaaaatcgtcgtgcGTTTGCGCTCCCTGAGATATTTCAACGGTAGAGTTGACAAATTATTGCAGAAATTCAGAGAATTACCGATTTTgacatgatgctggctgcattcaccttccgagtaacacagtctttGCAATGGTAAACCCAAACCAGTACTTGGCCTGTGTGTACACTAACCGACTTGTCGGCTATACAAGAAATTattaatgagaataaatttcgtcCAAAATTCGTggcaaaacagtgatttaattgaggtataggtacccgagagaataatgtatacatagatcataaataataatagatcagatgtaaaaatgatgcagagaccaaacagtatatatttatgtgcGGTCtatgtacgatattaatatatgtatatgaccCATTCGCGATTAATACGTAATGCAtactgtaaattttataattttccaagagacaaactagattacCCTACAATAATACGTCTATAATATGAAAAgtgaagaattattcatttcgaaatgggattctattcgacgcgcgctcgatgtattccataacattagtattgataattattccaacaacttttcatttgctctctcgatcttgaattttcgtaggcatagaatcgaaacgctgttttatcTAGTCGCAAGTGACATGTCTACGTTGGATaaagaagcagaattgtttttcgaaaagtgttcggatggaaaaaaattcagagtaactgcaTGACATCAgggatgcgctaattttgatcaagataaaatggatgctccgtatgTGAGACaatatttaacgcagtgtAGTGATTTAACGACCTGAAAAGGTGACAGGGAGAGAAAGTACGAAGcttcttgaaacttcaaatgtattttaacacacatttgaacGGTACAagcaaaattatttaaaatccAACTGTGGCAGAACGGCAGCtttattagctgacccgttaactgaagaatatatctttagtcaacggctgaccatcgaagggcctggccgcttgagtctggaatcggcaggagagatgaagtgtgtatttcttgtatgaaatgtgaaagctaaaatcattatacatcatatcatatcatcataccttatacatcatacatcatacatcgtatacatagtatcaaagttcgaaaccaaagtttggatgtacggctgttcagaaagtgacgtcacccaaatttttttttctcttgacgtcatcgatctaaaatcagctagccgaattcctcagtctggaaacaaccgcgcagtagagcggacgtatgaaaatcgcgctccgcagatttcgagtaccggatTCTTTACCTTTCGGATCCTGTGCTACAGGTCCGCTTCCTGATGCAACTCGACTGCAGGGACGAGCGCTCCAGGTACGCACCTGGTAAAACTCAGCTTCCAGGACAAGTGCCCCGcagtttctgcgctcaaggcacgctacctggtgaaacttgactttcaggacaagcgctccgtggttcctgcgctccatGTCCGCTACCTcatgaaactcgacttccgggaCTAGCGCttcgtggttcctgcgctctAGGTCCACTACCTGCAGGAACTCGACTTCCTGGACAAAcactccgtggttcctgcgctccaggtccgctacctggtgaacCTCGACTTCCaagacaagcgctccgtagtttctgcgcaCATGGTCCACTACCTCGTGAAATCCAACTTCCAGGAcgagcgctccgtggttccggCGCCCCAGGTCCGccacctggtgaaactcgattttttaaaaagctTCGTTAGTTATCtcccattaaaaaaaatagccGACAATCAACGCTTCGCTTAAATCTTATCGTATTTGAttgatttgaaagaaaatatgtgTACTTTTCCCGATCTTTCATACGGCAGCATTTAAAGAACCTGGTTTCCACTTTGAACCGACATAGAAGATATTATTTCTTCATTATCTGATTTTATGATTGATCTTTTTTCGGTGTTACCTAATTATTtagttatataattattcattgcgTTCAGTTTTTAACCACTTGTATACGATAATAGtacaaaatgaataattgtaatCAAATACTATGTTACTATTTGTGCCCGGTAAGTATAacgtttttataatatttaatggcaactgtaattatattttatctgaaattttgtaaacttgacacttacaataaatcatttagattcgtttttcgcgcaagcccaacTTCAGTAGCTATCAATGCGCTGATAAAacttatataattatttataattatctCACAATCTTGTCGGCGAAAtgtatcgataaaaaaattatactaatccttacataatatttttgatgtgtcctaatactgataatatttattagtattcgaggtatgaCCCGAGGTGGCTAGCGATGGTCGTTGGATatggttggcggtggttgaagGTCGTCGGAGTAGGAGGAGTAGGCGGAGGTGGAGGGTCAAGAGGACGTGGAGGACAAGAATGAGAAGAAGGAGGAGATGGACTAGGGGGACGAGGTGAACGAGGAGGACGGAGGTGGTCGGCGgtagtaggagtaggagtaggagtaagAGTATAGGCTGGTTCCATTTCAAACCACCAAGCAAGGTCGggacgaaaaattcaaacgacttgtaaattatttataatatttaatggcaattgtaattatgttatatttataatttttcaaacatgtcatgtttacaataaattatttcaattcgtttttcgcgcaagcacaaattcagtagctatgaataagcttatacaattcattatattattaattaattaattactcaattatattaatccttacacgatattttcgatgtgttcttatactgaaaatatttattactattactattcagtagctatgaataagcttatacaattcattatattattaattaattaattactcaattatattaatccttacacgatattttcgatgtgttcttatactgaaaatatttattactattactattcagtagctatgaataagcttatacaattcattatattattaattaattaattactcaattatattaatccttacacgatattttcgatgtgttcttatactgaaaatatttattaccaTTCAAGGTATAAGGTGAGGTagttatcggtggttgttcgaggtggttgaaggtggtcggaggtggacgaggaggaggacgaggaggacgaggaattgtgctcggtgagtaaaacacttttataatatttgatggcaattgtaattatattttatctaaattatttcaaacttgtcatgtttacattaaattatttcaattcatttttcgcgcaagcacatattcgGTAACTATAAATGtgctaatgaaatttattatattcttaattgatcaattaattatacttatccttacataatatttttgatgtgttgttatactgaaaatatttattactattgaaggtacaacccgaggtggttggcggtggttggtgGTGgccggaggtggacgaggagaaGGACGAGGAAAACGAGGAGATGAAGGTGGACGAGGAattgtgctcggtgagtaaaacacttttataatacttgatggcaattgtaattatattttatctaaaataattcaaacttgTCATATTTACATCAAATGagttcaattcattttttgcgcaagcacatattcagtagctgtcaatgcgcgaataaaatttattatattattaatcaattaattaattatattaatcctcacacaatatttttaattctttcctatactgagaatatttattattattccaggtataacccgaggtggtgAGCGGTGGTCGTGGGAAGTGGTTGGCAGTGGTTGGAGGTGATCGAGGTGAACGAGGAGGAGAAGGCCgcggaagacgaggagaacgaggATTTGTGAACGGTGAGTAAACCAGTTTTCTAATATTTAATAgcaattgtaaatatattttatttcaaatatttcaaacttgtcacgttaaaaatgaattatttaaattcgttttttgcgcaagcacaaattcagtagttatgaataagcttatacaatttattatattattaattatttaattaataaattactcaattatattaatcctaacataatattttcgatgtgttcttatactgaaaatatttattactattcaaggtataagctgaggtggttggcggtggtcgttggaggtggttagCGGTGGATGGTGGCGGTCGAactggacgaggaggaggacgacgaagacgaggagaacacggtggacgaggaggacgaggatttgtgctcggtgagtttaacatcattataatatttgatgaagtagGATTAGGAATGGAAGGAAGAGTAGAAGTGGGATcgggagtaggagtaggagtgggagtagaagtagaagtacGAATAGAAgaaggatcaggagtaggtgTAGGATCAGGAATAGAATCAAGAGTAGGTGTGGGATCAGGTGAAGAAGTAGTATCatgagtagaagtaggagtggGATCAGGAGTAGGTGTAGAAATAGGAGTGGTAGTAGTAATAGCAGCAGGGTGCAAGGGaagggggcggggggggggggggggcagagAAGAGAAACCAAATACAAAATAGTAACAGCTCTTTGCCGCAGCATAGATCCATACAAGATTCCAAGGTAGGCATCTTAGACTTACGAGCAAAGTCTGATTAGTACTTTGTCAATCTTGTTAGACCTATGAGATACGTTTCTAACCtgacaaaaatatattggAAATTTACAGTATTTGACAACAGTGATACCTTATCACATGGACAGTGGCCCACCTGATAATCAAGCTTTACAAGTCCTCATTATGAGTAAGTTTTACAAGTTCTTGGTAACAGTACCAACAATTACGTAATAACtttattcgaaattaataatatgtttttgttttcagtatCAAAGGCTATTAATGAGGATAGTCCAACGGTGCCCACATTATTAACGGACTACATATTGAAAGGTGGGTTGATTTCTTTCACCTTGTCTTGAATCCGTGCGAGATAAACACTTGTATATTTCACGGTCCAGTTATTATCATGAGGTTCAAGTTCGTAATGTTATTCAGGCtatgaatttttagaaaaacttgGAATACAACTTCAGGATTGtctgaaaataagtaaacCGTGATAAACCAAATTATAATCATATCAAGTTATCACTAATAAgcaattgcgggtaaaatgttagcttacttttgtaagtatttatgaatatagcctctatgaacattcattgttggtatataaggtctggcaacgtacctactttctgtaagagatgttgaagattttcaccataattatgtttcagttctgtgccccacctagtgatccactagtacatatcctccgacgtgacatcgctgtgctacgtataaagaagaaaagatttattaagatgcagattgctcctctcttcttgccattgtgctttcaTATAGCACCacaataaatcttatagaaatgagctttcattgagatttctctgtatttctaactcgacgcgagaaggcaaaaatcaatgtaatgccatctgtaaggtaattggtctcgtatttgcactacgagaactcgttgggcattttgcggtgaaatttgaaaaattgttgtacaagaaattaaataactataaaaatggataaaaaatattatctctaatagtgaatgtagctaatacagctttaatcgtatattgattatattaatgatctattgtgacaagatcggaattagataagctctctaaatactcttttctagactattaatttacatcatgtatatgtaaatgtatatttcttcactttatacaatcactgcactaggattacccttgccacgttttatggtgcgcttgtgtaattggtatattattaaccttacgttttactctatttgcgacaagttgtgagtgtttctaatttcttggcaattatttatgtaaatgtatgtgtgtatatgtatacttatgcatgtgtgtatacatgtatacacatgtttaaaactagatttttacaataaacacagaggttttagtatattcacatacggatttctgtgtataggtatacttgaactaaaatatccttatctctaatacggagttgttcgtaattcgcatttgttcttgtaacccaatgtcctacatacgTTGGCAAAAATCTAGatccaacttaactgagtctcaaagccctgttgacataagagcagctattcgatagaaattatagtttatagtttacacagcccattgcatgatatttcattataaatacatatgtttcaatgtatttaggaataatttatcaaatatacagaggtcatgtgcaaataataaatgaattgattcgaccgcagtttgatgtattcattagagctttaacaataaatttaagctttgttacttcttttattttattatggataatcaaaaacatttccgactattcgtgctgtggaagcatggggattaaaccaaatgtagcgaaagattagaaacagtgtatgtagagtacgggtatttttctaacaatgcaaacacgtgccgctagcttagttttgacatatctagaataccacgccttgcgaattagctttccggacagagatgaatgatgaattttgaggactgcattatcgttgttgaatactatatgcctcatgggaaaagaaaatctgtaacgataaaattgatgcaccggatcatcgtcgactttaactttcgaaatgtcctaccattttcgaacacctcctacctccccctgccacctccgaccatcaatggccacattcgaccaccccctatcaccttctgccagcgccgaccacctcctaccatttccgaacacctccaaccatcctatttacctatattactagattagctatgatacgaaaagagaag contains:
- the LOC124307410 gene encoding fasciculation and elongation protein zeta-2-like isoform X2, translating into MVAVELDEEEDDEDEENTVDEEDEDLCSYLTTVIPYHMDSGPPDNQALQVLIMISKAINEDSPTVPTLLTDYILKVLCPT
- the LOC124307410 gene encoding fasciculation and elongation protein zeta-2-like isoform X1, with protein sequence MVAVELDEEEDDEDEENTVDEEDEDLCSYLTTVIPYHMDSGPPDNQALQVLIMISKAINEDSPTVPTLLTDYILKGGLISFTLS